Proteins co-encoded in one Arachis hypogaea cultivar Tifrunner chromosome 11, arahy.Tifrunner.gnm2.J5K5, whole genome shotgun sequence genomic window:
- the LOC140176010 gene encoding uncharacterized protein: MADSSLGGSTGGPRTMDMHQIASFLSQISAIQAHIAKTSNPVQDPTNAYFLHPSENSGIPITTVVLTGQNYSTWSREMWRALKSKNKIKFVDGSITKPESTDPLFEIWERCNTYVIGWINLSLSPDIRQSVTWNNLASDLWLDLKQRNYQGDRYRVGELYEELYTLRQGELDVTSYYTKLKTIWEEIDNFRQIPSCECGITCQCDLGVIRSQREEDRIVKFLRGLNEQYSNVRSQIMLLDKLPSLNVVLSKLTQQKRQFLSLETTSDIQILAI; encoded by the coding sequence ATGGCAGATTCAAGTTTGGGAGGCTCGACAGGTGGTCCAAGAACCATGGATATGCATCAGATAGCATCATTTCTGAGTCAGATATCAGCGATTCAAGCGCACATCGCGAAAACCAGTAATCCAGTTCAAGATCCAACAAATGCCTATTTTCTTCACCCATCAGAAAACTCAGGTATCCCCATAACTACTGTTGTTCTTACTGGTCAGAACTATAGTACATGGAGTAGAGAAATGTGGAGAGCACTCAaatcaaagaacaaaataaaattcgTTGATGGAAGCATCACAAAACCAGAGAGCACAGATCCATTGTTTGAAATATGGGAAAGGTGTAATACTTATGTAATTGGCTGGATAAATCTTTCACTTAGTCCAGATATTCGTCAAAGTGTAACATGGAACAATCTTGCTAGTGATTTGTGGCTTGATCTGAAGCAACGCAATTATCAAGGGGATAGGTACCGTGTTGGTGAACTATATGAAGAACTATACACATTAAGACAAGGCGAATTGGATGTGACATCCTACTACACGAAACTCAAAACAATTTGGGAAGAAATTGACAATTTTCGGCAAATACCATCATGTGAATGTGGCATCACGTGTCAATGTGATCTAGGAGTAATTAGAAGTCAAAGGGAGGAAGACAGAATTGTGAAGTTTTTGAGAGGATTGAATGAGCAATATTCTAATGTGCGGTCTCAGATCATGCTCTTGGACAAGTTGCCGAGTCTGAATGTGGTGCTCTCCAAGCTTACTCAACAAAAGAGACAGTTCCTCAGCCTTGAAACTACCTCAGACATTCAAATTTTGGCAATATGA
- the LOC112720924 gene encoding cytochrome b561 and DOMON domain-containing protein At5g47530-like, giving the protein MASIHKLAWLLSLLVLSITATCEPCKSLNFPNNVNYATCKDLGVLDSSLHWNYHQSSSRVDVAFKKANATDSSWVAWAINPTSQGMVGSQAFLAFRNSSDATLKAYTSSVTSYDTLLEEGSLSFPVYSVSASYSNGDMILFASFKLPENTTLLNHVWQEGPVSNDGTLGMHSLSGPNIQSFGTIDFVSGKVSETAGNSKIKLRKVHGILNGISWGILMPMGAILARYLKAFDGRLGATWFHVHRACQSMAYIIGIIGFATGSYMARHNRHHSSHGCIGITLVCLASLQVCVAMFLRPKKDHRHRIFWNIFHYVVGYGTIGLGIWNVFKGIDIMEAREWKSVYLGVIICLALIALVLEVITWILPCINKPNTHSKDQVDVVDQRIP; this is encoded by the exons ATGGCCTCAATCCATAAACTTGCGTGGTTACTCTCGCTCCTTGTGTTGTCGATCACAGCGACTTGTGAACCATGCAAGTCGTTGAATTTTCCGAATAACGTTAACTACGCAACATGCAAGGACCTGGGCGTTCTTGATTCATCACTGCACTGGAACTACCACCAATCATCAAGCAGAGTCGACGTGGCATTCAAGAAGGCCAACGCAACGGATTCAAGCTGGGTTGCTTGGGCCATCAACCCAACCTCACAGGGTATGGTTGGATCCCAGGCATTCCTTGCTTTCAGAAATTCTTCTGACGCTACTCTCAAAGCCTACACCTCTTCTGTCACGAGTTATGATACTCTTTTGGAAGAAGGATCTCTTAGCTTTCCTGTTTATAGCGTCTCAGCATCTTATTCCAATGGCGATATGATCCTTTTTGCGAGTTTCAAACTCCCCGAGAATACAACTCTGCTGAATCATGTCTGGCAAGAAGGCCCTGTTTCTAACGATGGAACTCTTGGGATGCATTCTTTGTCAGGACCTAACATTCAATCCTTTGGGACTATAGATTTTGTGTCCGGGAAGGTCTCAGAAACCGCcggaaattcgaaaatcaaactCCGAAAG GTGCATGGGATATTGAATGGCATAAGCTGGGGAATACTGATGCCAATGGGGGCAATATTAGCTCGTTACTTGAAGGCGTTCGATGGTCGTTTGGGTGCCACGTGGTTTCACGTGCATCGAGCATGCCAATCCATGGCCTATATCATTGGCATAATTGGCTTTGCAACTGGCTCATACATGGCACGACATAACCGTCATCACTCTTCTCACGGATGCATTGGAATCACTCTCGTATGCCTAGCATCCCTACAAGTTTGTGTTGCTATGTTCTTGAGGCCTAAGAAGGATCACAGGCACAGAATCTTCTGGAACATCTTCCACTATGTAGTCGGTTACGGAACAATTGGACTTGGCATATGGAACGTCTTCAAAGGTATTGACATAATGGAAGCAAGAGAATGGAAGAGTGTGTATTTGGGTGTGATCATATGTTTGGCTCTAATTGCTTTGGTCTTGGAGGTGATCACTTGGATATTGCCATGCATAAACAAGCCTAACACCCACTCTAAGGACCAAGTTGATGTGGTTGACCAACGGATCCCATAG